The Aquificaceae bacterium genome includes a region encoding these proteins:
- a CDS encoding site-specific DNA-methyltransferase — MELNKVYLGDCIEIMREFPNECIDLIFADPPFNIGIRYDKWKDSLEYEEYLQWSEDWLREAYRVLKKTGSIYVAIGDEFAAELVIIMKRLGLYMRNWIIWYYTFGQHQKKKFTRSHTHILYFTKDKERFTFNSDEIRVPSARQLVYRDRRANPKGRIPDDVWTFPRVCGTFKERVGRHPCQMPEALLERVILASSNPGDIVLDPFGGTGTTAVVAKRLGRNFITIELSETYYSVIIERLRKEEIQGKLFEVYKPLASM; from the coding sequence ATGGAGCTAAACAAGGTATACTTGGGAGATTGCATAGAGATAATGAGAGAGTTCCCTAATGAATGCATAGACCTGATTTTTGCAGACCCACCCTTTAATATAGGCATAAGGTATGACAAATGGAAGGATAGTCTGGAGTATGAGGAGTATCTGCAATGGTCAGAAGATTGGTTGAGGGAAGCCTATAGAGTTCTAAAAAAAACCGGCTCAATATATGTAGCTATAGGTGATGAGTTTGCTGCGGAACTTGTGATAATCATGAAAAGGCTTGGTCTATACATGAGAAACTGGATAATATGGTATTATACCTTTGGACAACACCAAAAAAAGAAGTTTACACGCTCGCACACACACATTCTGTATTTCACGAAGGATAAGGAAAGATTTACCTTTAACTCAGATGAGATAAGGGTTCCCTCTGCAAGACAGCTTGTATATCGGGATAGAAGAGCAAACCCAAAGGGTAGAATTCCCGATGACGTGTGGACCTTCCCGAGGGTATGTGGCACTTTTAAAGAGAGAGTTGGAAGACACCCCTGTCAGATGCCGGAAGCTCTCCTTGAGAGGGTTATTCTCGCCAGCTCAAATCCAGGGGATATTGTGCTTGACCCTTTTGGAGGAACTGGCACAACTGCAGTTGTAGCCAAAAGACTTGGAAGAAATTTCATAACCATTGAGCTCTCTGAAACATACTACAGTGTAATTATAGAAAGATTGCGAAAGGAGGAGATTCAGGGTAAACTGTTTGAAGTATATAAACCCCTTGCCAGTATGTAA